Within Macellibacteroides fermentans, the genomic segment CCATTGGAAGGAGATAAAATTGTGATACCTATTCATTTGCGAATTCCTTCTTTAGACAGTTATATCCTTAACTTCAATGCCGATTCTTTTGATTCCGACCAGTATACTGTTCAGTTGGCCGACAAGCAGACCGGAAAGGTTACGGACGTAGCAGGAAATAAGAGCTACTCATTTGTTTCAGGAACAGCAGATGACTCCGATCGTTTTGAACTTATTCTGCAAAAAACGTTGTTGACTGAAATAGAAGACGTTACTCCAGCAAAATTTGGTATAGAAGGAAAAACGCTTGTTACAACAAATGTGCCAGTGAAAGGAACAGCCCGGGTAATGCTTTTAACGGGACAAACAATCTGGAATCAAGTCCTTCCTGCAGGAAGCAGTAGGACTGATTTAACATTAAATAAGGGTACATATATACTTCAGGTAGGTTTTGGTCGGATTTTGGAACAACAGTTGTTTATTATAGCCCAATAGGATTTGTAAAACTTATTGTATATTTGCTTGTGAAAAACGAGTGTAATAAAACAATCAATCGTGTAACTTAGTATATTAGTTTTTAAAGGTAATTAATGTGTAAGAAGCGTGTTCCAAGTATCCCTTTTAAAATTTTATTCAAATGAAAAAGATAAACATTACCTCTCTGCTTCTTCTGGTCTATCTGGCCGTGATGAGTGTTATGGGATGGCCCGGAAACAAGCCGAACCCGGATTACAAGTCTTATTTTCTGATTATGGGTATTTCTGTGGCTGCTATTCTGCTACTCCGCTATGTACAAATCAGAAGAATGAAATTCCGCAACAAGCAAAAAGAAAATGAATAAAAAAGAAAACCGGGACGTTACGTCCCGGCCTCATTCACTATTAATTAAAATCAAAAAACAATCTATTACCTCATGTTACTCTATGAAAATTATAAATCTACTTTTACCTTAGTTCCATTGGCCGCTACGGCATATACCTGATTGAACGAGCTTTTGCTTGTAAATGAGGTAGAAGGAGATATAAACACCAATTCCGTATCGTTATATACCTCGAAAGCCACCACATTTTTCCAATTTGTAAAGCTGAGTTGCTGACCACTTCTGGCAACGTTGCCTTTTTGGATGGAAGCGTTCATCTTGTAAACGGGTACCGAAAGGTCTGTTATATATTCAACAGCATGAGCCGGCTTTGGGTAGTTCTTTGCCTTGATAGCATCAATGGTCTGCTGAGCCTGGGTTTCGGTAATTAGGAAACGCTTTTCACCATAATCATCGAATGTATAGTCGACAGCCGAAAGCAATCCCCATTTCATAAAGAAATCTGTTAGATCCAGCTTTGCCACATCGCAACAAATCTTTGTGAATTCAAGCTGACTTAAACCATCGGTAGACTGATTAGAGGTAGTGCGGATCGCTTCATGTACATCCTTATAAAAATCGGTTTTACCAAGTACATTACTCAAATAAAGTTGTAATTGCCAGAAGGGAACCAGCTTGCAGAATACATCCGATTCACGTGCATGTGCAATCTTCTTTACAATCATATTACTCATTGCTTTTTCGTAACGGTTGGTATACCCATCTCCACTTAGATTTTCACCCTGAAGGCGAGACGTGTTTCCAAAGCTGGTTTGAATATACAGCGAATAAATATTATTACTCACTTCAGTCATGCCATGCCATTTAAGGCCTGGTCTGGTTTGGTTTACATGACCAATCTCGTGTGCCGGTCCCCATACGGAAGAACTTCTCACTTTAGCTGCATTTGTAAGTTCACCCAGTGTGGTATTGTTATAGGCCGTCCGGTTGTTTGTGGCATACATATACGATGTGTATATAACATGCAGATACATCCGGTTCGGATTCATCCGGTCGTATTTATCCAAACCCATAAATTCCTGTTCCAGACGTGTAATCTCATCATACACATCAATGAGGGCTTTACCATCGGGTGTGTTGTTCTTGAACTGATAGACCGGAAACGTAAGATGAGCGTATTCACCCAGTACATCAAAGTAATCGTCCACTGCATTGTTTAACAACGTGTTCCATTGAGTGGCCGTATGTTTCTTTACATCGAAATATCCGTTTACTTTTCCCGAAGCGAAATGAATGGTAATGGGTGATGCCGTTTTATATTCATTTGTATGATACATTACGTAAATAAGACCTCTGTTGGTCGGAACAATTTTGTTAATACCCTTTACCAGCGGATAAGAAGATGAACCATCATTGTATCCGTCGCCGCCCGGTTTATTTAAATTCTGAACCTTCAGACTAAGGGACTGATTGTTGGTTTCGCCAACACACACAATCAACGTGTCGTAAGCTGCCACACTTATTCCGGTAGGATTATCGAGTAAACTGTATGGATTTGTCTTGTTAGACGCAGCCAGCGTATTAGGATGCGGATAGGCCTTGTATTGTTGAATTCTAAATTCACGAGGATAGGACCCTTTCAGCATATAATAAGCCATGTTCTTGAAAAATGGATTAGAAACAGCTTCTATATCACTTTCTGTAATTCCGGCTCTTAATTCGGAACAGCTTGCATCGGTAAAAAGGACAGACGGATCGAAGTTGTCCGGATTTTTTCTGTAGAACTCCATCTCGGCACAAGCCGCAAATCCCTGTCCGTCGCCTGCACCCGATTTTACAATAAAGCGAATGGAAGCAATCCCTTTTACAGGCTGATCAAAACCAATCCGGGTGGCTGAACCACTTCCTTTAAAGTCGTAATCCAGCAATTTCTCGAATGTATTTTGTCCGTTCTTTCTAACTTGAATTTCTACCTCCTTAAAGTGACCGTTGGAGCCAGAGGTACGAGGGTAGTAGATAAGGTAATCTAAATCGGAAACCTCCCTCAGATTATAGGTTAGCGTAATAGGAAAGTAATTACTGGCCGTGTTGGTCCAATTTGAGTGATAGATTGTAGATTTGTCGTTATCAATGGATTTATCCAACCCGGAACCACTCTGAAAGGATGAAGCCTCAGCCGAAGCTACGACTAATTTTATATCATCTTTAATCCCACTTTCCACTGAAGGTTGATAATCCCCCTCTCCGGCCTGGGTGATGCTTACCTGTGCACTGGCCTTATTCTCTTTATTCCGGATGTAAATAATCCCGGTACGAGATTCCTTGCTGGCATTTCGTGAAACCACATACTTTGCGGTGGTTGTACTCATTTCGACAGATCGTAGCATAGGAGCCGGATTTACCCAATCAAGAGAATCTATCAGATCGAAAGATACGTTTGCTGTAATTTTCAGCTCGATTTCTTGTCCGATAAAACCTGGTGTAAATTTATCAGGCGACACCAATATCGTTGGCTTTACACCTAATTGACTTATTTTAATGGAGTGTGTTATACCCGCACCCTTTACTTGAATGGTGGTGGATCGTACATCCCATTCCTTGTTTTCTTCTACCTGAATAATCAGAGCCCTTTTCGTGCCATTTACCACAGGGCTGACTGAACACCAGGCTTCGCCGGCACCGTCAATGTAAGTTCCCCATTCCGATAGGTTAGTTGTAATCTGAATTTCCTTTCTCTGGGCTTCGGCAGAGAAGTCGACCGACTTATCAGTAATTTCAAAAGATTGGATGCCCTCGGGAGAATCATCGCTGCATCCTATTAAAATGAGCAGAAAGGCGATAAATGGTAAGAACTTTTTCATACAATGTGTTTACGTAATTAGATTTAGCTTTTAAGTATCATCGAGGAAGATTCCCAATTATGGGAAGATTCCTCGATGAAAGTTTAAATGGACCACTGGTCCGTTTGCAAAAGTAATACTCCTTTCGGGTATTTATTTAATAGTAGGTATGTTATTCGATACCCCGAACATCAACTTCAGCCATATTTGCAAATGGAGCCCGGTTGCTTTCGGTAATTTCAATTTTGAGGTAGCGACCTTTTGACTTTGTTACAGCAAATGGTTGTGCATCGTTTGTTTTCGCCATAAGGAAAGATCCAACTTTTGTCCAGTTCGATTTATCTGAGCTTATGTAAAAATTACCCGCTTTTGTATCTGTGTTATTGGTTCGTCTTGTAAGATCTACCTGCACAACAATTACCTCTTTTTGCATATCTATCGTTAGATGATGAGGTAATTGACCAGTTCCATTGGCCCATTGACTATGCCAGAATGTACTGGTATTACCATCAAGTATTAGGCTCGCAAACCCATTAGCTCCTTCTCCGGAAGCTTCTTCACTTGAAAAATCAACTACTTTCCATGTTAATTTAGATAACTTTTTTGCTTGATATGATACACCAAACAGACAGTTATCACTATCTGAAGCAATGTTAAATTTTGAAACAGATGCCAATTGAACAGGCAGAATATAATCGCCATAATCAAGCTTGTCTCTATTAATTTGGATTTTAACAGTTGCCCCCTTTTTACCGGATGCAATGGTTACAGGATTTGGATCTATTGTATAAGCCTGTACAGGCAATAACTTATATGAAGTTCCCTGTGCAGTGTTATAACTGTCTAATAGATCTTGATTGGCTTGAAGAGAACAGTTGATATCCCATTTATTTTCAAAATCAAGAGCTAAAGGAAGATCAAGTTCAATTGTAGCTTCACCACCATCGTCAATCACTGTGTTGGAAAATCCGGTTTTAGCCAAATATATGGTTGGTTCTAATACATTAGGCTTTATAAAGCTATATTTTTTATCTTCATTAATAGTTACCGATGCATCGCTTAATTGAATAGGCAGTACATAATTAGACGTTTTGTAATCCGGGATTGAAAGGATCGATTCCGGTTTGAAATTAATAGTAATGTATGCATTCTTTTCTTCTTTGCTAAATGCTAATTTAGAACCATCAATGGTATAACAAGTGGCTGGAATAGCTTTATAGTCGGTACTGTTTGTCTGATTGTACAATGCGAGTTCAGCATCAGATAAAACGGTTAACTCTGCTGTTGCCGAATTATTGAAAGCCCCACTTTTATAAGCACCGATCTTATAAGTTACATCTTCTCCAACGTTGTAAACATTGACAGAAATATCACCACTTTTTGATATATATACTTTTGTTTCTGTTAGATTGTCATCGCTTTTATCTTCACAGGAACTAGCGCCAAATCCTAAAACGAAAAGTAATCCAAATAATATGTTTTTAGTTTTCATTTGTTCTAACTTTATTAAATTACCAACCAAAATTCTGGGTTAATTGCTTATTTCTGTCTAGTTCACGTTGACTAAATGGATATAAGTAATGCTTAGGTTCAAATACCCTGACTTCAAATTCAGTTCTTTGCCAGAAAGCAGCAGGGGTTGTGTTGGCATTTGCAACCGGTGCCATCGTATTCATCCCGAACATTGGACCATTATCCGTCTGCTCTGCAATCATCCAGGTTCTTGTATCGAAATAACGATGTGATTCAAATGCTAATTCGATTCTACGTTCTTTGCGTATCAGCTCTCTCATTAGAGATTGATTGTTAACGGCTTCAGGGTAAACCTCTTCAATGTTTGGAACACCGGCACGAGATCTTATCTTGTTTAAATATAATAAGATATCCGAATTAGTTGGGTCGAATTCATTGAGCGCCTCAACATAATTGAGGTATATTTCTGCCAATCTGAAAATTGGGAATGTTAAATTACCCCATTGTCCACCATTACTATTCAACGAACCATCAATAAACCGGCGACAGATGTAACCCGATTTAGGATAATCATGGCTAACGCCAGGACCGCTATTACCGTTAAATGCAAATACGGGCACTTTTGCTCCAGCCATATAAGGCCAATCCGCTCCGCTCCATAGTACTGTCGCATAAAATCTTGGCTCTCTACCTACATACATGTTAAATGTACTTTTTTGCTTATGTCCGTCTTTTAACTGATCATAGGGGTGTTCAAAGTTTGAGAAACCATCTTCTTTGTATCCGGATGTTTCATCGATGATAGGAGTACCATCGTTTCTATAGCCTTTAATCGGATAGCGTCCATTAGCCATTGCATAGGCATCTACCTGTTGTTGAGTCGGGCCGATACCACCATATGCAGTACCACCAACAACACGGGGAGTACAGTGAACGCGGTTATAATATCCTCCAGTCCAGCGAGCCATAATAATTTCTTTATTCCATGTTTTAAGTCCTACTCCAAGGTAAGATTTGATGGGATTTCCTGATTCATCTTCATACAGTTCATATATTCCCAGGTCAATTACTCTTTTGTTAGCCTCAGCAGCTTCCTTCCATCTGTTTTTGTCGTATGTAGGGAAAAGTTTGGTTCCGTCGGGATTGGCTATTCCAGCATATAGTTCACAGCCATTGAATAAAGGACGGGCACTGTATAATTTTAATCGGGCAATCACCGATAATGCTGCCCCTTTAGTTGGTTTACCCCAATATATAGCATCTTGTTCCAAGGGGAGTACCGCTGCACACTCGGTCATTTCCTTTGTGATGTAATCTGCGCATTCCTGATATGTGTTTCGCATAAATGAAAGAGAGGCAACGTTTTGATTAAAATCTATCGGCTCGTCACCAACCAACATGATTGGTCCGTAAGAACGCAACAGAAGAAAATAGTAATAGGCTCTTGCATAGCGCGCTTCTGCCTTCCATTGTATTCTCTCTTGTTCACTTATATCTTCTGCTGTTGTAGCATCAATATTCTGCATAAATACATTTGCTTCGCGTATACCGCTATAGAATTTACTCCATCTGTCATAGGGTACGTTGGATGGACTCCATGTTCCAAAATTCATATAACGATAACCCCTGTTAAAAGTTGCACTTGCTTCATCAGAAGCCCCAATCCAGGGATTCTCGTCTACCCAATTCGATTCGTCAGGCATGAATCCCCATACATTATTCAGGTACTTTTCCACAGTCGATCGTTTCGACCATATTTTCTCAAAAGTAAGCGCTTCATCCTCCTGCTTGTCTAAGAATGAGTCGCATGAACTTATCATGAATACACTACATATAAGTGCTATATAATTAATAAACTTCATAAGTTTGTTTTTTAATAATTAGAAATTAACATTTAAACCTACATTAAATATTCTTGAAGGTGGGTAGCCTGCACCTTCTCCTCCTCCTTGTTCAGGATCCCAAAGTTTAAAATTGCTGAATGTTAACAGGTTAACTCCGGATGCGTAAATACGTACAGTTTTTAGGAAAGTTCCGTTAAGCATTTTCTTAGGGAAGGTGTAACCGATCTCAGCATTCTTAAACCGTAAGAAGCTACCATCTATCATTCTGAAAGTTGAATTTCGGTTGTTGTTTGTATTTGCATTAGAATCCAGACGTGGATATTTAGCATTTGGATTATTTTCTGTCCAACGATTCAAATACACATCTTCGTTAATAGCAGCTCTTGTTAAAGATCCCGAATTGAATCCATAAATAGAATTTCCACTTAAGAAATAAGAAACCTTGCTAATACCTTGAAAGAATACAGAAACATCGATACCTTTCCATTGCAAAGTTCCACCAAAACCGTAATTGATTTTAGGAATGTTTGAGTGTCCTATAGCTACAACATCTTCTTCGTTTATTAGTCCGTCGCCATTTATATCATTGTACTTAATATCTCCAACACGAACAGCACCGAAGCTTTGTGTGGGACTATTGTCTATTTCTTCCTGACTTTGGAATAATCCTAAGGCTTCAAGTCCGAAAAGCTGACCGTATGGTTTGCCAATTCGGTTTTGATACAGGTTTTTCCAATCTGGTTCATCGTTGTCAAGAATTTCACTTTGTGAATAGGTGAAGTTTCCTCTGCCGGTTAACACGAAATCTCCGATAGTTTGTTCATATTCGACCGTTCCGTCAAATCCTTGATTTTTCATCTTACCCACATTTACCCATGGGGTTGTTGATAATCCAACTAATCCTGGAAGAGCTGCTCGCTGCATAAAGATGCCTTCTCTTTTTTCATGGAAAACATCACCTTGTAATTTTAGTTTTCTGAACAATGAGAGTTCAAGACCTATATTTGTTTTGTATGCTTGTTCCCATCCAACGTTTGCATTAGCCCATTCACCAATGCGGATAGCTCCCGGATTATAGTTTCCGGTTTCGCCGAATTGATAGCTGGGTACATCAGATTGTTTGATTGTTGCTTCGTAAATAAAACGTCTGCTTCCTCCGATTTGATCGTTACCAACAATCCCGTAAGATCCTTTAATTTTAAGTACATCGATAACGCTTGTAATTGGCTGGAAGAACTTTTCATTGGAAACCATCCATCCTAATGCTCCGGCAGGGAAAACCCCAAACCGTTTACCCGGACTGAAGTTTTCTGATCCATTATATCCAATGTTACCTTCAATAAAATAACGATCATTGTAAGAATAGGTAATTCTACCAGCGATACCCTGATTCTTGTATGGAAGGCTGGTTTGAGCATCACCGGTTGCAGTATAATTCTTTATTTTATGATTATACAGAAATAAAGCACCTACACGGTGTACATCATTAAAAAGTCTGTCGTAAGTTATTGAACCTTCCAAATAGGTTGTTTTATATCCGTCAACTTCATTTTTATATCCTAGAGATTCCTGTCCTTTAGCCGTTTCATTATAAATAATATTACCATCCTCATCGCGTCCGATTGCCATGAACTGTTGTACCTCTTTTGATCTTGTAATCAGATTGGAATTGTACGCATCCCACGAAAATTTGATATTTGCTTTAAGACCCTGTGTAACAATCTCGCTGAAATCTTGAGTCAAACCGATTAAAGACTGAGCTGAGTTCCAGAATTGTTCTCTATAACCAGACTGCATAAGTAGGTTGTAGGGGTTGAATCCTGAACCGGCCAACGGTCCGGAGAACTTACCATCTGAATACCTTGCAGGGAATGCATTCGGAGATGTTGCAAATGAATAACTCCAGATATCACCGATAGCGGCTCCCGGACTATTCTTCTTCTCGTATACGTTTGCCAGATTTAAATTAAGAGTTGTGGACTTTGATAAATTAAGATCTAAGTTTGCCCTGAAATTTATTTTATTGTAGTTGATAGAAGAGTTGTAGTCGTTGGAGTTGTCCGATTTAAAAATAGATCCTTCATTATATATAGATCCTGCTATATAATATTTTGCAATGGAACCACCCCCGGAAATGTTTACATTCACACGTTGATTTGAAGTAAAATCCTGGTAAAGCTCGTCAATCCAGTTTACATCCGGATACAAATCAGGATCAGTGCCATTAGCATATTTATCGATAACTTCCTGCGAATAGTATTTAGATCCGGATGCTTCGTTGTACATTTCTGCAAATTGAGCAGAGTTAGCCATCTTAGGCATTTTTGACGGTCCCAGAATACCCATTTCAGCCTTAACATTAATTCTTGGAGCACCGTCTGCTCCTTTTCTGGTTGAGATAAGGATTACACCGTTTGCACCTCTCACCCCATATACAGCTGTTGCAGTAGCATCTTTAAGGATTGAAAATGATGCGATATCTTCCGGGTCAACTAAATCCAGACTTCGTTCAATACCGTCTACCAAAACAAGCGGGTTTTTATTTGCCCCAAAAGTACTGATACCGCGGATATAAAATTCAGAGCCTGAACCTGGTTCACCCGATCTTGTTACGGCAACTATACCTGCGAGTTGTCCTGCAAGATTGTTACTTATGTTACTGGTAGGGACTTTCAGCTTGGCAATATCTACACTTGAAATAGCACCGATTACACTTTCCTTCTTTTGAGATCCATAGGCAATTACCATTACTTCTTCCAGGGCTTCGGCGTCGGGAACGAGTTTAAATTGAATCTCAGTTTTGTCACCCGCCATAACTTCCATGTCTTTATAACCAAGATATGAGGCAACAACCAGACCAACATTGGCATTTACAGATAATGAATAATTACCGTTTACATCGGTTACAGCTCCAATGGTGGTTTCTTTAACCCATACATTTGCTCCAATAATTGGTTCTTTTGTTTCGGCATCAATAACACTTCCTTTGATAATTCTTTTTTTCTGTTGTGCATTTTGAGTTACAGGAACCGGTTTTAGAATGATTTCTTTGTCTTTAATTACATACGTCATTCCGGATTCTTTCAGAGCAATTTTAAGGACCTCTTCGATTGATCCTTCGCAGTCAATGTTTACTTTTTTTGAATCGTCTATGTCCGATGATCTGAAGAAAAAGGTATATCCGCTTTCTTTTTCGATTAGCTGGATAATTTGTTTAAGTGAGGCCGATTGTTTTTTTATCGACAACTGGCCTTGAGCGGCGTCTGTATACAAGGGGCTTGTAATGAGTGCCAGAGATAGTATCCCGGTACGCCATTTTATTCCCCGAAAATGATTTTTCATACTTTGCTGTTTTTTGTTATATTAGACATTAAATAACTCCGTTGGTTAGTAGAGGGTGATACTATCCCCCTCAATTGTTTTATTCAGGCCGGTACTGATACATATTTTATCCAGTACATCGGCTAATGGTTCGTCTTTTCCAATTGCTCCGGAGAACATACTTTCGCCAAGCTGTTCTTCACTTAAGAGGATTGTGACGCTGTAGTTTTGATTCAGAATCGCAATTATCTCTTTGAGAGGCTTGTCGGTAAATTTATATTTGCCCGAACGCCAGTCGTATTCGTCTTTTTCAAAGGAGCTAACCTGAATCTCTTTAGTTAATGGATCGTAAGTGACTTCCTCCATTGGTTTTAGTGTGATCTTCTTGTTTAAGGAAGGAACTTCAAAATTTACTTTACCGGTGTAAAGTTTTACTTCCGAATGCTGATTCTTATATGCTTTGATGTTGAAGGTTGTACCTAATACCTCCACATTGAATTCGTTTACCAATACCCTGAAAGTCGCTTTATTGTATTTTCTTACATCAAAGAACGCTTCCCCGGTAAGACTTACTTTACGATCCTTCAGGTAATTTTTTCCATAGCGCAGACTGGCTCCACCGTTCAGCCACACTTTCGAACTGTCAGGAAGAACTACCTCCCGGGTCTGCGCCAGGGGAGCCTCAATTAAGATATTGAGCTCGCCCTGGTTGTCGGTTACATATTTCCAAAGGCCTATCGAAATGAGTAGAGCTACAGATGCTACAGCAGCATAAGTAGCCAGATTTAGTTTAGTTATGCGCTTTTTAAGGAAGGGTTTGTGGTCTGTGTAAGTAAAGTTACCAGTATTTAGTTTTATTTTTTCGAATACGCGTTCTTTGTCGGCTGCAGAAAGATCTACCGCTTTGTAGCTGAAGTAATCTTTTACAATTGAAAAAAGGCGGCTGTTATTACCGTTTCCTTTTTTAATCTGCTCCAGAACCCTTGTTTCCTCCTGATTAAGGGAACTGTTTATGAACTTTGTAAGTATATTAAAAATATTCATTTTATACATCTCAATTTAATTGGCGTTTAATGGACTTCCAAAATCTGTTTTACCCCCAAAGGGAGGTTGATATTTAACATTTGATAACAATGATCTTGTTCAAATAATTGATTATAAGTATCCTCTGGACTACCTTATTTAAATAGTCTTAATTAATTTCGGAAGATTAAAGGGTTGATTTATAGCGATAAAGGCGTTTTAAGCTAGCATAAAAACAAATAGAGCCTTTTGTTTGATCGGATCTGTTTCGATCTGTAGGTAAGCGGCAATCTTTTTAAGTGCAATGTTAATTTGATTTTCCACTGTCTTTTGAGATATACCTAACACCTGGGCAACCTCCTTGTACTTCATGTTGTTTTCCCGAACTAAAAAAAGGATCATTCTGCATTGATTCGGTAATTCAGCTACCGCTTTATTAATTTTTGTCACCTCTTCGTTGGATATCATTTCCACCTCTGGATTAAAGGTGTATTCTTCCAGTTCGATCTCTATATCCTGCAGATAAACCTGTCTCCCGTGAAGGGTTAGGTTATTTAGATGACTTACCGAAGCATTGTAGACAGACGTATAAAGGTAATTAAGAATGTTCCTTATTTCTGTGTTTTTTCTACCTATCCAGAATTTTGTGAATACATCCGCTACGATATCTTCGCTCGATTCTTTGTTCTGTACAAACTTATTGGCAAAAACATACAATCTGTCGTATAGATAATTGAAAAGCTTGGAGAAGGCTATTTCATCATCTTCTTTACAGATTTTTCTGCTGAGCTCGTTAAGTTCTTTTGTTTCCAAAGTCAAGAAGCTAAATTTTGTTAATAACTATGTTTGGGAGACAAAGT encodes:
- a CDS encoding M60 family metallopeptidase, translating into MKKFLPFIAFLLILIGCSDDSPEGIQSFEITDKSVDFSAEAQRKEIQITTNLSEWGTYIDGAGEAWCSVSPVVNGTKRALIIQVEENKEWDVRSTTIQVKGAGITHSIKISQLGVKPTILVSPDKFTPGFIGQEIELKITANVSFDLIDSLDWVNPAPMLRSVEMSTTTAKYVVSRNASKESRTGIIYIRNKENKASAQVSITQAGEGDYQPSVESGIKDDIKLVVASAEASSFQSGSGLDKSIDNDKSTIYHSNWTNTASNYFPITLTYNLREVSDLDYLIYYPRTSGSNGHFKEVEIQVRKNGQNTFEKLLDYDFKGSGSATRIGFDQPVKGIASIRFIVKSGAGDGQGFAACAEMEFYRKNPDNFDPSVLFTDASCSELRAGITESDIEAVSNPFFKNMAYYMLKGSYPREFRIQQYKAYPHPNTLAASNKTNPYSLLDNPTGISVAAYDTLIVCVGETNNQSLSLKVQNLNKPGGDGYNDGSSSYPLVKGINKIVPTNRGLIYVMYHTNEYKTASPITIHFASGKVNGYFDVKKHTATQWNTLLNNAVDDYFDVLGEYAHLTFPVYQFKNNTPDGKALIDVYDEITRLEQEFMGLDKYDRMNPNRMYLHVIYTSYMYATNNRTAYNNTTLGELTNAAKVRSSSVWGPAHEIGHVNQTRPGLKWHGMTEVSNNIYSLYIQTSFGNTSRLQGENLSGDGYTNRYEKAMSNMIVKKIAHARESDVFCKLVPFWQLQLYLSNVLGKTDFYKDVHEAIRTTSNQSTDGLSQLEFTKICCDVAKLDLTDFFMKWGLLSAVDYTFDDYGEKRFLITETQAQQTIDAIKAKNYPKPAHAVEYITDLSVPVYKMNASIQKGNVARSGQQLSFTNWKNVVAFEVYNDTELVFISPSTSFTSKSSFNQVYAVAANGTKVKVDL
- a CDS encoding BT_3987 domain-containing protein → MKTKNILFGLLFVLGFGASSCEDKSDDNLTETKVYISKSGDISVNVYNVGEDVTYKIGAYKSGAFNNSATAELTVLSDAELALYNQTNSTDYKAIPATCYTIDGSKLAFSKEEKNAYITINFKPESILSIPDYKTSNYVLPIQLSDASVTINEDKKYSFIKPNVLEPTIYLAKTGFSNTVIDDGGEATIELDLPLALDFENKWDINCSLQANQDLLDSYNTAQGTSYKLLPVQAYTIDPNPVTIASGKKGATVKIQINRDKLDYGDYILPVQLASVSKFNIASDSDNCLFGVSYQAKKLSKLTWKVVDFSSEEASGEGANGFASLILDGNTSTFWHSQWANGTGQLPHHLTIDMQKEVIVVQVDLTRRTNNTDTKAGNFYISSDKSNWTKVGSFLMAKTNDAQPFAVTKSKGRYLKIEITESNRAPFANMAEVDVRGIE
- a CDS encoding RagB/SusD family nutrient uptake outer membrane protein — translated: MKFINYIALICSVFMISSCDSFLDKQEDEALTFEKIWSKRSTVEKYLNNVWGFMPDESNWVDENPWIGASDEASATFNRGYRYMNFGTWSPSNVPYDRWSKFYSGIREANVFMQNIDATTAEDISEQERIQWKAEARYARAYYYFLLLRSYGPIMLVGDEPIDFNQNVASLSFMRNTYQECADYITKEMTECAAVLPLEQDAIYWGKPTKGAALSVIARLKLYSARPLFNGCELYAGIANPDGTKLFPTYDKNRWKEAAEANKRVIDLGIYELYEDESGNPIKSYLGVGLKTWNKEIIMARWTGGYYNRVHCTPRVVGGTAYGGIGPTQQQVDAYAMANGRYPIKGYRNDGTPIIDETSGYKEDGFSNFEHPYDQLKDGHKQKSTFNMYVGREPRFYATVLWSGADWPYMAGAKVPVFAFNGNSGPGVSHDYPKSGYICRRFIDGSLNSNGGQWGNLTFPIFRLAEIYLNYVEALNEFDPTNSDILLYLNKIRSRAGVPNIEEVYPEAVNNQSLMRELIRKERRIELAFESHRYFDTRTWMIAEQTDNGPMFGMNTMAPVANANTTPAAFWQRTEFEVRVFEPKHYLYPFSQRELDRNKQLTQNFGW
- a CDS encoding TonB-dependent receptor; amino-acid sequence: MKNHFRGIKWRTGILSLALITSPLYTDAAQGQLSIKKQSASLKQIIQLIEKESGYTFFFRSSDIDDSKKVNIDCEGSIEEVLKIALKESGMTYVIKDKEIILKPVPVTQNAQQKKRIIKGSVIDAETKEPIIGANVWVKETTIGAVTDVNGNYSLSVNANVGLVVASYLGYKDMEVMAGDKTEIQFKLVPDAEALEEVMVIAYGSQKKESVIGAISSVDIAKLKVPTSNISNNLAGQLAGIVAVTRSGEPGSGSEFYIRGISTFGANKNPLVLVDGIERSLDLVDPEDIASFSILKDATATAVYGVRGANGVILISTRKGADGAPRINVKAEMGILGPSKMPKMANSAQFAEMYNEASGSKYYSQEVIDKYANGTDPDLYPDVNWIDELYQDFTSNQRVNVNISGGGSIAKYYIAGSIYNEGSIFKSDNSNDYNSSINYNKINFRANLDLNLSKSTTLNLNLANVYEKKNSPGAAIGDIWSYSFATSPNAFPARYSDGKFSGPLAGSGFNPYNLLMQSGYREQFWNSAQSLIGLTQDFSEIVTQGLKANIKFSWDAYNSNLITRSKEVQQFMAIGRDEDGNIIYNETAKGQESLGYKNEVDGYKTTYLEGSITYDRLFNDVHRVGALFLYNHKIKNYTATGDAQTSLPYKNQGIAGRITYSYNDRYFIEGNIGYNGSENFSPGKRFGVFPAGALGWMVSNEKFFQPITSVIDVLKIKGSYGIVGNDQIGGSRRFIYEATIKQSDVPSYQFGETGNYNPGAIRIGEWANANVGWEQAYKTNIGLELSLFRKLKLQGDVFHEKREGIFMQRAALPGLVGLSTTPWVNVGKMKNQGFDGTVEYEQTIGDFVLTGRGNFTYSQSEILDNDEPDWKNLYQNRIGKPYGQLFGLEALGLFQSQEEIDNSPTQSFGAVRVGDIKYNDINGDGLINEEDVVAIGHSNIPKINYGFGGTLQWKGIDVSVFFQGISKVSYFLSGNSIYGFNSGSLTRAAINEDVYLNRWTENNPNAKYPRLDSNANTNNNRNSTFRMIDGSFLRFKNAEIGYTFPKKMLNGTFLKTVRIYASGVNLLTFSNFKLWDPEQGGGEGAGYPPSRIFNVGLNVNF
- a CDS encoding FecR family protein, yielding MNIFNILTKFINSSLNQEETRVLEQIKKGNGNNSRLFSIVKDYFSYKAVDLSAADKERVFEKIKLNTGNFTYTDHKPFLKKRITKLNLATYAAVASVALLISIGLWKYVTDNQGELNILIEAPLAQTREVVLPDSSKVWLNGGASLRYGKNYLKDRKVSLTGEAFFDVRKYNKATFRVLVNEFNVEVLGTTFNIKAYKNQHSEVKLYTGKVNFEVPSLNKKITLKPMEEVTYDPLTKEIQVSSFEKDEYDWRSGKYKFTDKPLKEIIAILNQNYSVTILLSEEQLGESMFSGAIGKDEPLADVLDKICISTGLNKTIEGDSITLY
- a CDS encoding RNA polymerase sigma-70 factor, producing METKELNELSRKICKEDDEIAFSKLFNYLYDRLYVFANKFVQNKESSEDIVADVFTKFWIGRKNTEIRNILNYLYTSVYNASVSHLNNLTLHGRQVYLQDIEIELEEYTFNPEVEMISNEEVTKINKAVAELPNQCRMILFLVRENNMKYKEVAQVLGISQKTVENQINIALKKIAAYLQIETDPIKQKALFVFMLA